The Apium graveolens cultivar Ventura chromosome 6, ASM990537v1, whole genome shotgun sequence genome contains a region encoding:
- the LOC141664547 gene encoding cyclin-dependent protein kinase inhibitor SMR6-like → MGFSKKTEGMIIESEAKKRMVLSGITLRTTLKPIFTKHEEGQESSISTTPTSEESRSSSTFRCPPAPRKRKTKPLCYYGGVREYFSTPPDLESVFIRRAEKA, encoded by the coding sequence ATGGGTTTTTCGAAGAAGACAGAAGGTATGATCATTGAATCAGAAGCCAAGAAACGAATGGTCTTATCCGGGATCACATTACGTACTACATTGAAACCAATATTCACAAAACATGAGGAAGGTCAAGAAAGTTCGATAAGTACAACGCCAACATCCGAGGAATCAAGAAGTTCTAGTACATTTCGCTGTCCACCTGCTCCGAGGAAGCGAAAGACTAAACCTCTGTGTTATTATGGCGGTGTTAGAGAATATTTCTCTACTCCACCGGACTTAGAATCTGTATTCATTCGTCGCGCTGAAAAGGCCTGA
- the LOC141666533 gene encoding glutamate--glyoxylate aminotransferase 2-like encodes MAGLDYESINENVKKAQYAVRGELYLRASELQKEGKKIIFTNVGNPHALGQKPLTFPRQVVALCQAPFLLDDPNVGLVFPADAIARAKYYLGLTSGGLGAYSDSRGLPGIRKEVAEFIEKRDGYPSDPELIYLTDGASKGVMQILQTIIRGQEDGILVPVPQYPLYSAAIALCGGSLVPYYLEETANWGLDIQNLRESVAESRARGITVRAMVIINPGNPTGQCLSVANLKEILKFCNQEKLVLLGDEVYQQNVYQDERPFISSKKVLMDMGPPMSKEVQLVSFHTVSKGYWGECGQRGGYFEMTNIPPKTVDEIYKVASISLSPNVPGQIFMGVMVNPPKPGDISYDRFARESKGILGSLRKRAQIMTDGFNSCRNVVCNFTEGAMYSFPQVRLPPKAIEAAEKAGKVPDVFYCLKLLEATGISTVPGSGFGQKDGVFHLRTTILPAEEDMPAIMSSFKKFNDEFMEQYEDNRGYSRM; translated from the exons ATGGCAGGTCTAGATTATGAGTCCATTAATGAAAATGTAAAGAAGGCTCAGTATGCTGTCAGAGGCGAGCTGTATCTTCGAGCTTCAGAGCTTCAGAAGGAAGGAAAGAAG ATTATTTTCACAAATGTGGGGAATCCACATGCTCTAGGACAGAAGCCTCTCACTTTCCCCCGCCAG GTTGTTGCTCTCTGTCAAGCACCGTTTTTACTCGATGATCCTAATGTAGGGCTTGTATTCCCTGCTGATGCCATTGCAagagccaaatattatttagGACTCACCTCGGGTGGTCTAG GTGCATACAGTGACTCACGTGGTCTTCCTGGAATAAGGAAAGAAGTGGCAGAGTTCATAGAGAAGCGTGATGGATATCCAAG TGATCCAGAGCTTATATATCTCACGGATGGTGCCAGCAAAGGAGTAATGCAGATCTTGCAAACCATCATCCGAGGTCAAGAAGACGGG ATTTTAGTTCCTGTTCCACAATATCCTCTATATTCAGCTGCCATTGCTTTATGTGGCGGTTCTCTTGTTCCATACTACCTGGAGGAGACGGCTAATTGGGGTCTTGATATACAAAACCTTCGCGAGTCAGTTGCAGAATCTCGTGCTAGAGGAATAACA gTACGCGCTATGGTGATTATAAATCCCGGAAATCCCACTGGACAGTGCCTTAGTGTAgccaatttgaaagaaatattAAAGTTCTGCAACCAAGAAAAACTGGTCCTGCTTGGAGATGAAGTTTATCAGCAAAATGTTTACCAGGATGAACGTCCCTTTATTAGTTCAAAAAAG GTTTTGATGGACATGGGCCCACCAATGAGCAAGGAGGTCCAGCTCGTCTCCTTTCATACAGTGTCCAAAGGCTATTGGGGTGAATGTGGGCAGCGAGGAGGCTACTTTGAGATGACTAACATTCCTCCAAAG ACGGTTGATGAAATATACAAGGTTGCATCAATCTCGCTTAGTCCAAACGTCCCTGGACAGATATTT ATGGGTGTGATGGTCAATCCTCCTAAACCTGGAGACATCTCATATGATAGGTTTGCTAGGGAAAG CAAAGGTATCCTTGGGTCACTGAGGAAGAGAGCACAAATAATGACCGACGGATTTAACAGCTGCAGAAATGTAGTTTGCAACTTTACCGAAG GTGCCATGTATTCCTTCCCGCAAGTACGTTTACCTCCAAAAGCGATTGAGGCTGCAGAAAAAGCTGGAAAAGTTCCTGATGTTTTCTACTGCCTCAAGCTGTTAGAGGCCACAGGCATCTCCACCGTCCCTGGTTCAGGGTTTGGACAAAAGGATGG GGTGTTCCATTTAAGAACAACCATCTTGCCTGCTGAAGAAGACATGCCTGCAATCATGTCCAGTTTCAAGAAGTTCAATGACGAGTTCATGGAGCAATACGAAGACAACAGAGGCTATTCAAGAATGTAA
- the LOC141666879 gene encoding uncharacterized protein LOC141666879 has translation MKALLKPTSPLSTPKTYKHNNINQTHSQRVAQFPRKDGQVLVITRRGQLSLKAVLDSNEVMESRFKEADIRNPTVSSSYRSLKYSKPNQTVLEAQTRVCTGPTQTKPLNEEQAFKVFDTILRSAKGELKDEEKVSKAQLGAFFAAMTIRANAFPEPTQWSEGERRAINAYWPHLVRVLSPDIIFVADPEGSIMGTGNSIGPQYVGNGTSDMRLVGALREVLAGGHLGYEEVQGVLRDVLPLNSENTSATVTESLLSAFLIGQRMNRESDRELKAYCLAFDNELGPVPIADVRSLTHYGEPYDGNTRFFRSTLFVAAVRSCYDEACLLHGVDWMPPKGGITEEQMLNFMGADTNLSPLQAKRLLEDKGVGFAYVSQREACPSLYSVIGLREHIKKRPPLATTEKVQQIVRARGKEAMIAGFYHEGYEEPLLMLMKRRGVHSGLVVKGEEGALSMTTKVRSVNASKGLPVNYCAGFRSLDMPLPYEVDGVSLENFKFVVNAEEYGFDPTETPRTDKMVSKNIELGLAALRGEKGPAYDRIILNAAIVDHLLGCDGAEDIPAALDRAREAIDSGKALDRLLNYIKMSHKVR, from the exons ATGAAAGCTCTGCTCAAACCCACTTCACCTCTCTCCACACCCAAAACATATAAACACAACAACATTAATCAAACACACAGTCAAAGGGTAGCTCAATTCCCGAGGAAAGATGGGCAAGTCTTGGTTATTACAAGAAGAGGTCAACTGAGTTTAAAAGCTGTGTTAGATTCTAATGAAGTGATGGAATCTAGGTTTAAAGAAGCTGATATTCGAAACCCAACTGTTTCTTCTTCTTACAGGAGCTTGAAGTATTCTAAGCCTAATCAAACTGTGTTGGAAGCCCAAACCCGGGTTTGTACTGGGCCCACTCAGACTAAACCTCTTAATGAAGAACAGGCTTTTAAGGTTTTTGATACCATTTTAAGATCAG CCAAAGGAGAACTAAAGGATGAAGAGAAAGTGTCAAAAGCACAACTAGGTGCCTTTTTTGCAGCAATGACTATTCGTGCTAATGCTTTTCCGGAACCAACACAGTGGAGTGAAGGGGAGAGGCGTGCAATAAATGCGTACTGGCCACACTTGGTTCGAGTTTTATCTCCTGATATAATATTTGTAGCTGATCCCGAAGGCTCGATAATGGGAACGGGTAACTCAATCGGGCCTCAGTATGTAGGCAATGGTACATCTGACATGAGATTGGTTGGTGCTCTTAGAGAAGTTTTAGCAGGGGGACATCTTGGGTATGAGGAAGTTCAAGGTGTTCTGCGAGATGTTCTTCCACTGAACAGTGAGAATACGTCAGCAACTGTTACAGAGTCACTACTTTCAGCCTTCTTGATAGGTCAACGTATGAACAGGGAGTCTGATCGTGAGCTGAAAGCATATTGCCTTGCTTTCGATAATGAACTTG GTCCAGTGCCAATTGCAGATGTTAGATCATTGACTCATTATGGCGAACCATATGATGGAAATACCCGTTTCTTCCGGAGCACActttttgttgctgctgttagaTCCTGTTATGATGAAGCATGTTTGCTTCATGGTGTGGATTGGATGCCACCAAAG GGAGGCATAACTGAAGAGCAAATGCTGAACTTCATGGGAGCGGATACAAATTTATCTCCTTTGCAGGCTAAAAGGCTTCTTGAG GATAAAGGTGTCGGGTTTGCTTATGTGAGCCAGCGTGAAGCTTGTCCGTCACT ATATTCAGTTATTGGTCTGCGGGAACATATAAAGAAACGTCCGCCACTCGCAACAACTGAGAAGGTTCAACAGATTGTGAGG GCTCGGGGAAAGGAAGCGATGATTGCTGGGTTTTATCATGAAGGTTATGAAGAACCACTTTTAATGCTTATGAAACGGAGAGGTGTTCATTCTGGTTTGGTGGTAAAG GGTGAGGAAGGTGCACTTTCAATGACAACAAAAGTGCGATCGGTGAACGCGTCGAAAGGACTCCCTGTCAATTACTGTGCTGGGTTTCGTTCGCTGGACATGCCGTTGCCTTACGAAGTTGATG GTGTGTCGCTTGAGAATTTCAAGTTTGTGGTGAACGCAGAGGAGTATGGCTTTGATCCCACCGAAACTCCAAGGACAGATAAAATG GTCTCAAAAAATATAGAATTAGGCTTAGCAGCTCTTCGTGGCGAAAAAGGTCCAGCATATGATCGAATCATCCTGAACGCCGCAATCGTAGATCACTTGCTTGGATGTGATGGAGCAGAAGATATACCGGCAGCCCTTGATAGAGCTAGAGAGGCCATTGACAGTGGTAAGGCCCTTGATAGGCTACTAAATTACATTAAGATGTCTCACAAAGTCAGGTAA